The Desulfosoma sp. genome has a segment encoding these proteins:
- a CDS encoding DegQ family serine endoprotease, protein MFHKTRRLMVFSWMIAVLTPVVMLTSAGFLQGAFAATSLFGSNLPPSFADLADKVKDSVVNISTTQVIKGHPLQPFMEPNSPFREFFGDEFFKRFFGDMPKGSMKTNSLGSGVVIDASGLILTNNHVVEKATEIRIKLQNGKEYAAKVVGRDPKTDLALIQTEPDKNFPKPAVLGDSSALRVGDWVMAVGNPFGLGHTVTVGIISAKGRIIGAGPYDDFLQTDAAINPGNSGGPLFNMHGEVVGINTAIVARGQGIGFAIPINVAKDLLPQLRTGKVIRGWLGIMIQDVTPEIAESFNLKEAKGVLVSDVVKDSPAEKGGLQVGDIIQEFNGEEVLDAHELSRRVAATPPNSNVKIGLLRDGSKKVLTISLGTMPDEETAAAQPESVENVWGLTVQNMTKELAERFGWDASERGVIITEVEPDSPAAEARLRPGDLIKEVNRKKIQNLRDYNQAIRGVEKKSSLLLLIKRGERTFYVVLQMPQS, encoded by the coding sequence ATGTTTCATAAAACAAGGCGTCTCATGGTTTTTTCGTGGATGATTGCAGTTCTGACTCCCGTTGTGATGCTCACATCGGCGGGATTCCTTCAGGGAGCCTTCGCCGCCACGAGCCTTTTCGGCTCGAACCTTCCACCTTCTTTTGCGGACTTGGCGGACAAAGTCAAGGACTCGGTGGTCAATATTTCCACCACTCAGGTGATCAAGGGGCATCCTTTGCAACCGTTTATGGAACCTAATTCTCCTTTTCGTGAATTTTTTGGTGATGAGTTCTTTAAGCGGTTTTTCGGAGACATGCCCAAAGGCTCCATGAAGACCAATTCCCTGGGATCCGGTGTGGTCATCGACGCTTCAGGGCTCATTTTGACCAACAACCACGTGGTGGAAAAGGCGACGGAAATCCGGATCAAGCTGCAAAACGGCAAAGAATATGCCGCCAAGGTCGTGGGCCGGGATCCGAAGACCGATCTGGCTCTTATTCAGACGGAACCCGACAAGAATTTTCCCAAGCCCGCCGTTTTGGGGGACTCTTCTGCCTTGCGTGTCGGGGACTGGGTCATGGCCGTGGGAAATCCCTTTGGATTGGGCCATACGGTCACGGTTGGCATTATCAGCGCCAAGGGCCGAATCATCGGCGCGGGGCCCTATGATGATTTTCTTCAAACGGATGCCGCCATCAATCCGGGGAATTCCGGAGGACCCCTTTTTAACATGCACGGAGAAGTGGTGGGTATCAACACGGCCATTGTGGCTCGAGGGCAGGGGATCGGTTTTGCCATTCCCATCAATGTGGCTAAGGACCTTTTACCCCAGCTGCGAACGGGTAAGGTGATACGTGGATGGTTGGGAATCATGATTCAGGATGTGACGCCGGAAATAGCGGAATCCTTCAATCTTAAAGAGGCCAAAGGGGTTCTGGTTTCCGATGTGGTCAAAGACAGTCCTGCCGAAAAGGGTGGACTTCAGGTGGGTGATATCATTCAGGAATTCAACGGCGAAGAAGTGCTGGACGCCCATGAACTTTCTCGACGCGTCGCGGCGACACCTCCCAATTCCAACGTGAAAATAGGCCTGCTTCGTGATGGATCCAAGAAGGTTTTGACCATCAGCCTGGGGACCATGCCCGATGAAGAAACGGCTGCGGCACAACCTGAAAGTGTGGAAAACGTGTGGGGTCTCACGGTCCAGAACATGACCAAGGAACTTGCCGAACGTTTCGGGTGGGACGCTTCGGAGCGGGGTGTCATCATTACGGAAGTGGAACCGGACAGTCCTGCGGCTGAAGCCAGACTTCGGCCGGGAGATCTCATCAAGGAAGTGAACCGCAAAAAGATCCAGAATCTCAGGGACTACAACCAGGCCATCAGAGGCGTCGAAAAAAAGAGCAGTTTGCTCCTTTTGATCAAACGGGGTGAACGAACCTTTTACGTGGTGCTGCAAATGCCGCAAAGCTGA